Within the Saccharomonospora amisosensis genome, the region TGGTGATCCAGCCGAGCCAGGCGCAGTCCGGCTGGCTGGTGGCGCTGGTGCGCGAGCGGACGGTGACAGGCTCCGGTCAGGGCAACGCCGACCTGGCCGCCCAACTCGACCCGCAGGTGCTTTACCTGGCAGGGGTGCGGATGTTGCAGCCGATCGCCGACGAACTCGGCGTCCAACTGAACCCGCGCTACGGCGTGTGGGACAGCGCGGCCATGGCCCCCGCCGCCAACTCCGACGAGGTGACCGGCTACCTGCTGCCGTCCCGTACCGTGCGGCCATGACGTCTTCGCGGGCGACGGTGGTGCTGATCTCCCAGGCACTGCCGCAGGTGCTGCCCGCAAGGGCGTGGCCCGCGATGCGCTCGGCGAGCGCTGTCTACGCCGCGGCGGACGTGCCGGAGGCCACGCGAGCGGCGCTGGACGTCAAGGTGGCGCCCGAGCCCGCTGAGCTCGCGCGCCACCCCCATGTCGTGTTGCTCGCGGGGAGCGTGGCCGAGCCCGGTGCGGCCGCGCTCGTCGAGCGCGGCGCGGAGGTGCTCGAGGCCGCCGTGCCACCGTTGGTGCGGGCGGTCGACGTGATGGACCGGTTGCGCTCACCGGGTGGTTGTCCGTGGGACGCGGCGCAGACCCACGATTCGCTGCGCCAGTACCTGATCGAGGAGACCTACGAACTGCTCGACGCCATCGAGAGCGGTGACCCCGTCGCGCTGCGCGAGGAACTCGGTGACGTGCTGTTGCAGGTGCTGTTCCACGCCAGGATCGCGCGGGAGTACGACCACGACGCCTTCGGCATCGACGAGATCGCCGAGGAGTTGGTGGCCAAGCTGGTGGGCAGGCACCCGCATGTGTTCACCGACGAGGAGCAGGTGCACACCGTCGAGCATCAGCAAGCCCGTTGGGAGGAGCTGAAGCAGGCGGAGAAGCGCAGGCAGTCGATCATCGACGGGGTCGCCTTCGGACAGCCGGCTGTCGCACTCGCGGGCAAGCTCGGCCAGCGCACCGGCCGGGGTGGTGTGCCGTTCGACCTGCTGCCATCGGGGACCGACGAGGGCGCCAAGCTGTTTCGCGTCGCGGCCGCGGCTCGTCGCGCCGGGGTGGACCCGGAGGGTGCGTTGCGGGCGGTCGCGAAGGAGTTCGCCGATCGGGTTCGCGCCGCGGAACGAGCCGCGCGCGAGGCGGGCTGGGACCCAGTCACCCTGGATGCTGACGGCTGGCGCCGCTTCTGGCCCGCGTAGCCTGATCGGGTGCCCGAGCCCCACGCCCGACCGAGCACACCGTCACGTGACCGCGGCGGCCCACCGCTGCCGCGGGCCGCGCTCGGCCGGGTTCTGCTCACACTGCTGCTGATCGCTGCCGGGCTCATGCTGACCCTGACCATCGGTACGAACAGGGGCGACGACAACGCCACCGTGGCGGCGGGTGATCAGCGGCGCCCCCGGCCCCACACCAGCGTCCCCACCCGTGCGGTCGCGGCGCCTCCGGACCGACCGCGCGCTTCCGACGAGGCTCAACTAAGGGAGTGGGCCGACGGCGTCTCGGCCGCCACCGGCGTTCCCGCACGTGTGCTCGCGGGCTACGGCAGGGCGGAGATGTGGCTGCGCGGCGAGCGACCCGGCTGTGGGTTGTCCTGGGCGACACTCGCCGCCATAGGCGGTGTGGAATCCGAACACGGCAGCGTCGGTGGCAGGAGGATCGGCGCCGACGGCAAGCTCACCGAGCCGATCGTCGGCGCTGCCCTCGACGGCTCCGCCGGCGCGCGGAAGGTCGCCGACACCGAAGGCGGCAGGCTGGACGGCGACCGGGAATGGGACCGAACCATTGGACCGATGCGGCTGCTACCGCAGACGTGGCAACGCTGGGGCGGCAGGGCGATCCGTGACGGGACGAAGGCGGACCCGCAGAGCATCGACGACGCCGCGCTCGCGGTTGCCCGGTTCCTCTGCGCCGACCGCAGGGACCTCGCCACCCCGCGCGGCTGGTGGGATGCGGTGCTGGCTTACCACGATTCCGTCGGTTACGCCCGCGACGTCTACCGTGCCGAGGAGGCCTACGCGGCGGCCACCCGCTAGCGGCGTTCGAGGGCGAGCCTGGCGGCCACCTCGCCGATCGCGTCCTGGTACTCCGGCACCGGGTTCATCGCTGAGGCCATCTTCAGCTGCCCCAACGCCTCCACCAGTCGACCGAGCCGCTGCAACGTCCTGCCCAGCACGAATCGCGCGTAGTGGTCCGAAGGATCGAGTTCCACGACGCGGGTCAATGCCCGTTCGGCGCGGACCAGTTGTGCGGAGTGGAAGTAGGCACGACCGGCGAGCAGCTGCACGCTCGGCTTGTCCGGTTCGGCGTCCAGCACGGGTTCGAGTGCCTTCAGCGCATCGAGCGGCCTGCGCCGCTGCACCAAGGCCTCCGCCTGCCGAAACGCCCGGAACCGGGCCTCGCCGGAATGCCGCGGTGCTGGCTCCTCGTCAACCATGGTCTTCTCGACGGTACCCGCGAGGATCGCGATTCTCGACCCCCGGCAATGTCTCGAAACGGACATGATCCGTGCCGACCCGCTAACGCATCCGTGTGGCCTATCGATCTAGTGACGGCTCACCTCACCCGATTGGAGGCACGGTGCATCCGGACGAGTTCGACCATCCCGACCTGCGTGACCGGAGTTGGACCAAGCGTGCGGAGCGGCGGGCGCGCCGCGAGGCCAGAAGAGTGCGCAGGCGGCAGGTGGCTGTCTGGGGGCAGCCGAAGCGACGATCCCACCGCGTGCGCTGGCTCGCTCTCGGCGCGGTGGTCGTCGCGGCGGCGTCGGTGGGCATCTACTACGTCGAGCGCAACGCCGAGGAGGACACCCGGCCAGGCAGCCGGGCGGACCTGCCCTCGATCAACCCGGTCGACCTCGACCGGCCGTTCGCGAGCACCCCTGCCCGGAACTGGGCCGACGGTGCGGCGGGCATCGTGCCACCCGACCCGGTGGCGGTCGGCGACTTCAGTGCCGAGCAGGTCGGCGAGGCGACCGAAACCATGAAGCGGATACTCGTCGCGTCCCGGCTGGACTCCCGGATGCTCAGCGAAGGCGACACCGACGCGTTCGTTTCGCTCTTCGCCCCCAACCAACGAGAGTGGGTCCGCGAGCAGTTCAGTACGCCGCGGTGGCCCGCCGCGCTCGCGACGCGGCTCGCGCCAGGCTTCCGGCTGCTGCCCTCGGGGCCGAAGGTGCGGGGATCCATGCGGGTCGAGGCAGGGGAACGGCCGGGGGAACTGCGCGTGCGCACCAGTTACGCCTTCGCCTACGCGTTCCACACCGACGACCCCTCGGCCGTGCACGCCCCGCTCGACATCGTCGCGCTGTACCGGGCCCGGCTGTCGTTCGTGTGGCGCGACGGCGACCTGTGGCGGCGGGGCGACCGTGGCTTCGCCTTCGACGGAGGTCAGGGCTTCTCCTACTCGATAGCCTGCGAGCAGGCGGAAAAGGGCATGCTCGCTCCCGCCTACAGTGGCCGTGCCCGGCTCGGCCTGCCGTCCGGCAGGCGGCCACCGGAGTACTTCGACCCGGCCAATCCCATTCCCGACGAGGACTCCTGTTGATCGGATTCGGCGGGGTGAGTGCTGCCACGACACGGCTGATGTGGTGAACTAGCGCGCCATGAGCGACGAAGCCCCGAGCTATCTCGGCCTCGCGCCGTACCTGTACTACACCGACGCCACCGAGGCGGTGGAGTGGCTGACCCGGGTGTTCGGGTTCCGGGAGAAGGTCCGGTATGTGGACGCTGCCGGTGAGGTGTTTCAGGCCACCGTGCTGGCGGGAACCGCCGAGATCCAGCTGACCGCGGTGGACGAGGGCTACTGGGAGGCCAAGGGAGTCGACGGCCCCGTCGGCCAGCTCAACGTCGTCTACGTCGACGACGTCGATACCCAGTACGAGCGGGTCAAGGAAGCGGTCGGCGACACCGCGGAGGTGACCACCCCGCAGGACCAGCCCTACGGGGCCAGGCTGTTCACCGTGCAGGACATCGGTGGCAACAGCTGGGCGTTCTGGCAGCGGGTTTCCGACACCGTGGACCTGCCGGTCGGCTGGCAGGAGATCCGGGCGGAGGACTCCTAGGCCCGCGCGAGCGGTCGGCTTCGCGAGCCTCCGCAGCGCGGCAATAGTGTGCGACTACGCTGGGTGCCGTCGTGGCTGACTCAACCGGGTGAGGAGCTGAGTGTGGCGGTTATCGAGCAGGTGGGCGCGCGCGAGATCCTGGACTCTCGCGGAAACCCGACGGTCGAGGTGGAGGTGGCCCTCGACGACGGCACGCTGGCGCGGGCCGCGGTTCCCTCGGGGGCGTCCACAGGCGAACACGAGGCGGTGGAGCTGCGAGACGGCGACGCCGACCGCTACGGAGGCAAGGGCGTCGAGCGAGCCGTCGCGGGTGTGCTTGACCAGATCGGGCCCGCTCTGGTCGGGGTGGACGCGGTGGACCAGCGCATCGTCGACCAGAAGCTGCTCGACCTCGACGGAACACCTGACAAGTCGCGGCTGGGGGCCAACGCCATCCTCGGCGTTTCGCTCGCCGTGGCGAAGGCCGCGGCGGACTCCGCGGAACTGGAGCTGTTCCGCTATCTCGGCGGCCCCAACGCGCACGTGCTCCCCGTGCCGATGCTCAACATCCTCAACGGCGGCGCCCACGCCGACACCGACGTCGACATCCAGGAGTTCATGATCGCTCCGATCGGCGCCGAGTCGTTCCGGGAGGCGCTGCGCTGGGGCGCGGAGACCTACCACGCGCTCAAGGCCGTGCTGAAGGGCAGGGGGCTGTCCACCGGTCTCGGTGACGAGGGCGGATTCGCGCCGAGCCTCTCGAACAACCGGGAGGCGCTCGACATCATCATGAGCGCCATCGAGAAGGCCGGCTACCGGCCCGGCCGGGACATCGCGCTGGCTCTCGACGTCGCCGCTACGGAGTTCTTCGACGACGGCGCCTACACCTTCGAGGGCACCAAGCGCAGCGCGGAGCAGCTCGCGGCGTACTACACCGAACTCGTGGACGCCTACCCGCTGGTGTCGATCGAGGACCCACTCTCCGAAGACGACTGGGACGGCTGGGTCCGGCTGACCGCCGAACTGGGCGAGCGGGTGCAGTTGGTTGGCGACGACCTGTTCGTCACCAACCCCGACCGGCTGGAGGAGGGCATCTCCCGGCGCGCGGGCAACGCCCTGCTCGTGAAGGTCAACCAGATCGGCACGCTGTCGGAGACGCTGGACGCCGTGACACTGGCCACCTCGTACGGCTACAAGTGCATGATGAGCCACCGCTCCGGCGAAACCGAGGACACCACGATCGCCGACCTGGCGGTGGCCACCGGGGTGGGCCAGATCAAGACCGGCGCGCCCGCTCGCAGCGAGCGGGTCGCCAAGTACAACCAGCTGTTGCGCATCGAGGAGACCCTGGGCGACGCCGCCCGCTACGCGGGTGACCTGGCCTTCCCGCGATTCAACCCGGAGGGCTGACCCGGCGTGGCCGAGCGAGGCAGGAATCGCGGCAGGCGTGGCGGGGGACGAGCGCGCGGCTCGTCCTCCCGCCGCCCACGCCGCGTGCGGCGAGGAGAACCCAGGTCGCGCCTGCGCAGGGGGCTGAGCGTCAGCAGGTCCTCCGGCGCGGCCAAGGTGCTCGGCCTTTCCACCACGCGCCGAGCCGCCGTAGTGGCGATCGTGGTCTGCGCGCTCGCTTTCACGATCGCCGTGCCGCTTCGTACCTACCTCTCGCAGCGCGCCGACGTGGCCGAGCAGGAGCAACGGCAGGCCGAGTTGCGGGGCCAGGTTGCGCAACTCGAACAGCGGCACGCGGAACTGAGCGACCCCGCGCAGGTGGAGGCTGAGGCTCGGCGCAGGCTCGGCTACGTGATGCCGGGCGAGACGCCCTACATGGTGCAACTGCCGGAGGACGACCGTGGTGAGCGGCCGCAGCAGGACGAGGCGGCACCACCACGCGACTCCTGGTACCAGAACCTGTGGAACAGTGTGAAAAGACAGTGAACGTGAAAAGCCAGTGAACGAAACCCGGTTCGAGCCCGTCACCGACTCCGACTACGCCACCATCACAGAGCAGCTTGGCCGAAAACCACGAGCGTTGCGCGCCGTCGCCGCACGCTGCCCTAGCGGCCATCCCGCTGTGGTGCAGACCAACCCTCGGTTGGAGGACGGGACCCCGTTCCCGACGCTGTACTACCTCACTTGCCCCACGCTTGCGTCAATCGTGGGCAAGCTCGAGGCGTCGGGGATCATGCGGGAATTGACCGAGCGGCTCTCCCGCGACGAGGAGCTGGCCGAAGCCTACCGCAGGGCACACGAGTCCTATCTCGCACAGCGAGATGCCATCGAGCCGCTGGGGCACCAGGTCACGGCGGGCGGCATGCCGGGAAGGGTGAAGTGCCTGCACGTCCACCTCGCACACACCCTGGCGTGCGGCGAGGGCGTCAACCCCATCGGCGACGAGACCTTGCGCCTTGTGCGCGAGGAAGGCTGGCCGTTGGGAGACTGCGCCGATCGGCGTTAGTGCGACCGGAGCAATTCACCCACGGTTTGTTCGCGCGGGGGTGACCTCGCACCCGCCGGTGAGGCAGGCTGAGCCCGACCCTGGATGACTGGTGGGAGGGTTCGAGCGGGATGAGCGACGCTGCCCGGCGGTTCAGCGCACGGCACAAGACCGTGGCGGCGATGGTCGGTGGTTCGCTGGCGATGCTGCCAGTGCTCGGGGCGAGCGGCGCCGCCTCGTGGTGGCTGAAACCCAGCGCCAGCGCACAGGGGTTGCCGCTGGAGGGTGGCTATGCCCCACCCGTGCCCGGCCGGATCTCCGTCGACGGCAGCCTGCCCGATTCGCCCGACCCGCAGGACCTGCGGGTGTACCAGGGACCTTCGCCGGGTCCACAGGGGATACCGCACTCGGCCCTGCGGGCCTACCGCAAGGCGGCCGAGGCGGTGGGGCGGCAGTATCCGCGGTGCCACCTCGACTGGGCGCTGCTGGCGGGCATCGGTCGCATCGAGTCCAACCACGCACGCGGCGGCTACGTCGACAACCG harbors:
- a CDS encoding tetratricopeptide repeat protein, encoding MVDEEPAPRHSGEARFRAFRQAEALVQRRRPLDALKALEPVLDAEPDKPSVQLLAGRAYFHSAQLVRAERALTRVVELDPSDHYARFVLGRTLQRLGRLVEALGQLKMASAMNPVPEYQDAIGEVAARLALERR
- a CDS encoding DUF501 domain-containing protein; its protein translation is MNETRFEPVTDSDYATITEQLGRKPRALRAVAARCPSGHPAVVQTNPRLEDGTPFPTLYYLTCPTLASIVGKLEASGIMRELTERLSRDEELAEAYRRAHESYLAQRDAIEPLGHQVTAGGMPGRVKCLHVHLAHTLACGEGVNPIGDETLRLVREEGWPLGDCADRR
- a CDS encoding murein transglycosylase translates to MPEPHARPSTPSRDRGGPPLPRAALGRVLLTLLLIAAGLMLTLTIGTNRGDDNATVAAGDQRRPRPHTSVPTRAVAAPPDRPRASDEAQLREWADGVSAATGVPARVLAGYGRAEMWLRGERPGCGLSWATLAAIGGVESEHGSVGGRRIGADGKLTEPIVGAALDGSAGARKVADTEGGRLDGDREWDRTIGPMRLLPQTWQRWGGRAIRDGTKADPQSIDDAALAVARFLCADRRDLATPRGWWDAVLAYHDSVGYARDVYRAEEAYAAATR
- a CDS encoding MazG family protein; its protein translation is MTSSRATVVLISQALPQVLPARAWPAMRSASAVYAAADVPEATRAALDVKVAPEPAELARHPHVVLLAGSVAEPGAAALVERGAEVLEAAVPPLVRAVDVMDRLRSPGGCPWDAAQTHDSLRQYLIEETYELLDAIESGDPVALREELGDVLLQVLFHARIAREYDHDAFGIDEIAEELVAKLVGRHPHVFTDEEQVHTVEHQQARWEELKQAEKRRQSIIDGVAFGQPAVALAGKLGQRTGRGGVPFDLLPSGTDEGAKLFRVAAAARRAGVDPEGALRAVAKEFADRVRAAERAAREAGWDPVTLDADGWRRFWPA
- a CDS encoding VOC family protein, producing MSDEAPSYLGLAPYLYYTDATEAVEWLTRVFGFREKVRYVDAAGEVFQATVLAGTAEIQLTAVDEGYWEAKGVDGPVGQLNVVYVDDVDTQYERVKEAVGDTAEVTTPQDQPYGARLFTVQDIGGNSWAFWQRVSDTVDLPVGWQEIRAEDS
- the eno gene encoding phosphopyruvate hydratase; translated protein: MAVIEQVGAREILDSRGNPTVEVEVALDDGTLARAAVPSGASTGEHEAVELRDGDADRYGGKGVERAVAGVLDQIGPALVGVDAVDQRIVDQKLLDLDGTPDKSRLGANAILGVSLAVAKAAADSAELELFRYLGGPNAHVLPVPMLNILNGGAHADTDVDIQEFMIAPIGAESFREALRWGAETYHALKAVLKGRGLSTGLGDEGGFAPSLSNNREALDIIMSAIEKAGYRPGRDIALALDVAATEFFDDGAYTFEGTKRSAEQLAAYYTELVDAYPLVSIEDPLSEDDWDGWVRLTAELGERVQLVGDDLFVTNPDRLEEGISRRAGNALLVKVNQIGTLSETLDAVTLATSYGYKCMMSHRSGETEDTTIADLAVATGVGQIKTGAPARSERVAKYNQLLRIEETLGDAARYAGDLAFPRFNPEG
- a CDS encoding FtsB family cell division protein, with the translated sequence MAERGRNRGRRGGGRARGSSSRRPRRVRRGEPRSRLRRGLSVSRSSGAAKVLGLSTTRRAAVVAIVVCALAFTIAVPLRTYLSQRADVAEQEQRQAELRGQVAQLEQRHAELSDPAQVEAEARRRLGYVMPGETPYMVQLPEDDRGERPQQDEAAPPRDSWYQNLWNSVKRQ